From a single Molothrus ater isolate BHLD 08-10-18 breed brown headed cowbird chromosome Z, BPBGC_Mater_1.1, whole genome shotgun sequence genomic region:
- the F2R gene encoding proteinase-activated receptor 1, with protein sequence MRPRALLCALALLCCPPARPGFPNNSSIPHIIRSFSIRFSSSPVADLIPVDGDAENDLEVGSGATNQTASFLPERRMMSVQTARYLTSPWLTRFVPSVYTVVLVLSLPLNITAILVFLKKMKIEKPAVIYMLNLALADVLFVSVLPFKIVYHFSGNDWVFGPQMCRFITAAFFCNMYCSIMLMTSISVDRFLAVVYPMQSLGWRTLPRASLVCFIIWLVAITGVIPFLLREQTMEIPRLNITTCHDVLRESELHSYYVHFFSIFSSVFFIVPFIISTVCYVCIIRCLSSSTIVAKQNKKTRALLLCVAVFSVFVICFGPTNVLLLIHYIHFSYDNSLEYLYFAYLLCVSVSSISCCIDPFIYYYASSQYQRQFFSLFNCKKTFDPNISNSSGQLMSTTSTRRATLTTNVNNSVYRKLLAMH encoded by the exons ATGCGGCCCCGGGCGCTGCTGTGCGCCCTGGCGCTGCTGTGCTGCCCGCCGGCCCGGCCAG GCTTTCCAAATAACAGCAGCATACCACACATCATCAGAAGTTTTTCCATCCGTTTTTCTTCCAGTCCAGTGGCTGATCTTATTCCTGTTGACGGTGATGCTGAAAATGACTTGGAAGTTGGATCAGGAGCCACCAATCAGACTGCATCATTTCTACCTGAACGACGAATGATGTCAGTTCAAACGGCAAGATACCTCACTAGTCCATGGCTGACTCGTTTTGTTCCTTCAGTTTACACCGTAGTGCTTGTGCTGAGTCTCCCTCTGAACATTACAGCGATACTCGTGtttctgaaaaagatgaaaatcgAAAAGCCAGCTGTAATATACATGCTGAATTTGGCTCTTGCAGATGTTCTCTTTGTAAGTGTGCTTCCATTTAAGATTGTTTATCACTTTTCTGGAAATGACTGGGTTTTTGGGCCTCAGATGTGCCGTTTCATCACTGCTGCCTTCTTCTGCAACATGTACTGCTCAATAATGCTTATGACGAGCATAAGCGTCGATCGCTTCCTAGCCGTGGTGTACCCCATGCAGTCCCTGGGGTGGCGTACACTACCTCGTGCCTCACTGGTTTGTTTCATCATATGGCTTGTAGCAATAACCGGGGTTATACCTTTTCTCCTACGAGAGCAAACAATGGAAATACCCAGGTTAAATATAACGACATGCCACGATGTGCTGAGAGAATCCGAACTTCACAGCTATTACGTCCACTTCTTCTCTATCttctcttctgtgtttttcatAGTGCCATTTATAATTTCTACTGTCTGTTATGTGTGTATCATTCGCTGTCTTAGTTCTTCCACCATTgttgcaaagcaaaataagaagACGCGTGCCTTGCTCTTGTGTGTggctgttttttctgttttcgTTATTTGCTTTGGACCAACAAATGTTCTCCTCTTAATTCATTATATCCATTTTTCATATGACAACAGCTTAGAGTATCTCTACTTTGCCTATCTACTCTGTGTTTCTGTCAGCAGCATTAGCTGCTGCATTGACCCCTTTATTTACTACTATGCTTCTTCTCAGTATCAGAGACAATTTTTCAGTCTCTTCAATTGTAAAAAGACTTTTGATCCTAACATTAGTAATAGCAGTGGCCAGTTGATGTCTACCACTAGTACTAGAAGGGCTACATTGACTACTAATGTGAATAACAGTGTCTACAGGAAATTACTAGCAATGCATTGA